A part of Apodemus sylvaticus chromosome 19, mApoSyl1.1, whole genome shotgun sequence genomic DNA contains:
- the LOC127669364 gene encoding olfactory receptor 2G3-like: MTINKSSGGDFILVGFSDQPQLEKILFVVVLISYLLTLVGNTVIILVSCLDSALQTPMYYFLTNLSFVDICFSTSIVPQLLWNLHGPAKTITATGCAIQLYVSLALGSTECVLLAVMAFDRYAAVCRPLHYATVMHPRLCQSLAGVAWLSGVGNTLIQGTITLRLPRCGNHRIYHFICEVPAMIKLACVDIHANEVQLFMASLVLLLLPLTLILVSYGYIAQALMRLRAALTWGKALGTCGSHLLVVVLFYGTSTAVYIHPNSSYAQNQGKFITLLYTVVIPTLNPLIYTLRNKDVKGALKRLVSKDFSTGKKILSR, from the coding sequence ATGACAATTAACAAGAGCTCAGGTGGTGATTTCATCCTGGTGGGCTTCTCTGATCAGCCACAACTTGAGAAGATTCTCTTCGTGGTGGTGCTGATCTCCTACCTCCTGACACTGGTAGGCAACACTGTGATCATCCTCGTTTCCTGTTTGGATTCTGCGCTCCAAACGCCCATGTACTATTTCCTTACCAACCTCTCTTTCGTTGATATCTGCTTTTCAACCAGCATTGTTCCTCAGCTGCTGTGGAACCTCCATGGCCCAGCCAAGACAATTACTGCCACAGGCTGCGCTATTCAGCTTTATGTGTCTCTGGCTCTGGGGTCCACTGAATGTGTCCTCCTCGCAGTTATGGCATTTGATCGCTATGCTGCTGTTTGCCGACCACTTCACTATGCTACAGTTATGCACCCACGGCTCTGCCAGTCTCTTGCAGGTGTGGCATGGCTGAGTGGAGTGGGCAACACGCTGATTCAGGGCACCATCACCCTCCGCCTGCCTCGCTGTGGGAACCACAGGATTTATCACTTCATCTGTGAAGTTCCTGCCATGATCAAGTTGGCCTGTGTAGACATTCATGCCAATGAAGTGCAGCTATTCATGGCTTCCTTGGTGTTACTCCTCCTTCCCCTGACACTCATCTTGGTGTCATATGGATACATTGCCCAAGCATTGATGAGGTTAAGGGCAGCTCTAACCTGGGGTAAAGCTCTTGGAACCTGTGGATCCCATCTGCTGGTAGTAGTACTATTTTATGGCACAAGCACTGCTGTCTATATTCATCCTAATAGTTCCTATGCACAGAATCAGGGGAAGTTTATCACCCTTTTGTATACTGTGGTTATTCCTACTCTAAACCCCCTCATTTACACTTTGAGAAACAAAGATGTAAAGGGAGCATTGAAGAGGCTTGTAAGCAAAGATTTCAGCactggaaagaaaattctttcaaGGTAG